The following proteins are co-located in the Acinetobacter shaoyimingii genome:
- the purC gene encoding phosphoribosylaminoimidazolesuccinocarboxamide synthase encodes MLKQTLLYTGKAKSVYETDSADHLILVFRDDASAFNGEKIEQLDRKGKVNNRFNAFIMEKLAAAGIETHFEKLLSPTEVLVKKLQMIPVECVMRNYAAGSLCRRLGVEEGIELTPPTFELFFKDDALGDPMVNESQAIALGWATAEQLAQMKELTQKVNVVLKDLFAQGNMLLVDFKLEFGVFHDRIVLGDEFSPDGCRLWDKDTKKKLDKDRFRQGLGGVVEAYEEVAARIGVDLSDI; translated from the coding sequence TTTATGAAACAGATAGTGCAGACCATTTGATTTTAGTCTTTCGCGATGATGCATCAGCATTCAATGGTGAAAAAATTGAACAACTAGATCGGAAGGGTAAGGTTAATAACCGCTTTAACGCCTTTATCATGGAAAAGCTTGCTGCCGCTGGCATCGAGACTCATTTCGAAAAATTGCTTTCTCCAACTGAAGTGTTGGTGAAAAAACTTCAAATGATTCCTGTTGAATGTGTGATGCGTAACTACGCTGCAGGTTCATTATGCCGTCGTTTAGGTGTAGAAGAAGGTATCGAATTGACGCCGCCTACATTTGAATTGTTCTTTAAAGACGATGCGCTTGGCGATCCAATGGTGAACGAATCTCAAGCCATTGCTTTAGGTTGGGCGACTGCTGAACAGTTGGCTCAAATGAAAGAATTGACTCAAAAAGTTAACGTTGTGCTTAAAGATCTATTCGCTCAAGGCAACATGTTATTGGTCGACTTCAAACTTGAATTTGGTGTGTTCCATGACCGCATCGTACTTGGTGATGAATTCTCTCCAGATGGTTGCCGTCTATGGGACAAAGATACCAAGAAAAAATTAGATAAAGATCGCTTCCGCCAAGGTTTAGGTGGTGTGGTTGAAGCGTATGAAGAAGTTGCTGCACGTATTGGTGTAGATCTTTCTGACATCTAA